From the genome of Halorussus caseinilyticus, one region includes:
- a CDS encoding S8 family peptidase: MLGNDNGVSRRNVLKMAGASVATAAGSGLAAAKPGDTVEVNVGFKSTSGQKAALDAASDVVRKFDSLDIVTIRAAKQAVSGLENRADVRFVEENSEVHALAQTLPWGIDRVDAEVAHANGDTGAGADIAIIDTGIDGDHPDLQANVGSGKAFVKCRGKGCNYNWSDDNDHGTHCAGIADAVDNSRGVVGVSTDATLHAVKVLDNSGSGTLSDVAAGIEYVANQGWDVGSMSLGASSGGQTLKSACTYAYNNGVFLVGAAGNSGPCTDCVGYPAAYSEVMAVSSTDSSDNLSGFSSTGPQVEIAAPGSSIYSTVVGGYDTFSGTSMATPHVAGAGGQLMANGASNTKARDTIKSSAENIGLADNESGAGLLDVAAALNYDSSDN; encoded by the coding sequence ATGTTAGGTAACGACAATGGTGTGTCGAGGCGGAACGTTCTCAAGATGGCCGGTGCATCCGTGGCAACCGCCGCGGGAAGCGGACTGGCGGCGGCAAAGCCCGGCGACACGGTGGAGGTCAACGTCGGGTTCAAATCCACCAGCGGTCAGAAGGCGGCGCTCGACGCCGCGAGCGACGTGGTTCGAAAGTTCGACTCGCTGGACATCGTGACGATTCGCGCCGCGAAACAGGCCGTCTCGGGTCTGGAGAACCGCGCAGACGTGCGATTCGTCGAGGAGAACAGCGAAGTTCACGCGCTGGCCCAGACCCTGCCGTGGGGTATCGACCGCGTGGACGCCGAAGTCGCTCACGCCAACGGCGACACCGGCGCTGGTGCGGACATCGCCATCATCGACACGGGAATCGACGGCGACCACCCCGACCTACAGGCCAACGTCGGGTCGGGCAAGGCGTTCGTCAAGTGCCGCGGCAAGGGTTGTAACTACAACTGGTCGGACGACAACGACCACGGGACCCACTGCGCCGGTATCGCCGACGCGGTGGACAACAGTCGGGGCGTCGTCGGCGTCTCCACCGACGCGACCCTCCACGCCGTGAAGGTGCTGGACAACAGCGGTAGCGGGACGCTCTCGGACGTGGCGGCCGGTATCGAGTACGTCGCCAATCAGGGCTGGGACGTTGGTTCGATGTCTCTCGGCGCGTCCTCGGGCGGTCAGACGCTGAAGAGCGCGTGTACCTACGCCTACAACAACGGCGTGTTCCTCGTCGGCGCGGCCGGAAATTCGGGTCCCTGTACCGACTGCGTGGGCTACCCCGCCGCCTACAGCGAGGTCATGGCCGTGAGTTCGACCGACTCTAGCGACAATCTCTCCGGGTTCTCCTCGACGGGTCCGCAGGTCGAAATCGCCGCACCCGGTTCCAGCATCTACTCGACTGTCGTCGGTGGCTACGACACCTTCTCGGGTACCTCGATGGCGACCCCGCACGTCGCCGGTGCTGGCGGTCAACTGATGGCCAACGGTGCCAGCAACACGAAGGCCCGCGACACCATCAAGAGTTCCGCGGAGAACATCGGTCTCGCGGACAACGAGTCCGGCGCTGGTCTCCTCGACGTGGCCGCCGCACTCAACTACGACTCCAGCGACAACTAA
- a CDS encoding S8 family peptidase translates to MSYNDNGVSRRNVLKTAGASVATIGAGGLAAAKPDDTVEVNVGFESESGRKVAFDAATEVVRTFAFDALTIRLPKRAVAGLERSAGIRYVEENGTMEALSQTLPWGIDRIDAEVAHANGETGAGADIAVIDTGIDGDHPDLQANVGAGKAFVDCRPLQGRPNGCRYGSRTNDNPCNYAWSDDNNHGTHCAGIADAVDNTQGVVGVSTEATLHAVKVLDYCGSGTFSDVAAGIEYTADQGWDVGSLSLGGGKSQAVEDAVEYAYGKGVLLVAAAGNDGPCTDCVSYPAAEPEVVAVSATTENDQLANFSSQGPEVELAAPGTDIYSTVYGGYAYYGGTSMACPHVSGTGGQLMANGYTNTEARDRLHATAEDIGLSDDEQGYGLVDTAAALGLDSSDST, encoded by the coding sequence ATGTCCTATAATGACAACGGTGTCTCAAGGAGGAACGTACTCAAAACGGCGGGCGCGTCCGTCGCAACTATCGGGGCAGGGGGTCTCGCGGCCGCGAAACCCGACGATACGGTCGAAGTCAACGTCGGGTTCGAGTCCGAGAGCGGCCGGAAAGTGGCGTTCGACGCCGCGACCGAGGTGGTTCGGACCTTCGCGTTCGACGCTCTGACCATCCGCCTTCCCAAACGGGCCGTCGCCGGACTCGAACGGAGCGCCGGGATTCGGTACGTCGAGGAGAACGGGACCATGGAGGCCCTGAGTCAGACCCTGCCGTGGGGTATCGACCGCATCGACGCCGAGGTAGCCCACGCGAACGGCGAGACGGGCGCTGGCGCGGACATCGCCGTCATCGACACCGGAATCGACGGCGACCACCCCGACCTACAGGCCAACGTCGGGGCGGGCAAAGCCTTCGTGGACTGCCGACCACTGCAAGGTCGGCCGAACGGGTGTCGGTACGGAAGCAGAACGAACGACAACCCCTGTAACTACGCGTGGTCGGACGACAACAACCACGGGACCCACTGCGCCGGTATCGCCGACGCCGTGGACAACACGCAGGGGGTCGTCGGCGTCTCGACGGAGGCCACCCTCCACGCCGTGAAGGTACTGGACTACTGCGGGAGTGGGACGTTCTCGGATGTCGCGGCGGGCATCGAGTACACCGCCGACCAAGGGTGGGACGTTGGGTCGCTGAGTCTCGGCGGCGGCAAGTCCCAAGCCGTCGAGGACGCCGTAGAGTACGCCTACGGGAAGGGCGTCCTGTTGGTCGCGGCGGCCGGGAACGACGGTCCCTGCACCGACTGCGTTAGCTATCCCGCGGCCGAACCCGAGGTCGTCGCGGTCAGCGCGACCACGGAGAACGACCAGTTGGCGAACTTCTCGTCGCAGGGTCCCGAAGTCGAACTCGCCGCGCCCGGTACCGACATCTACTCGACGGTCTACGGCGGGTACGCCTACTACGGCGGCACGTCGATGGCCTGTCCGCACGTCTCGGGGACCGGCGGGCAGTTGATGGCGAACGGTTACACCAACACCGAGGCCCGCGACCGCCTCCACGCCACCGCGGAGGACATCGGTCTCTCGGACGACGAACAGGGGTACGGACTGGTCGATACGGCCGCCGCCCTCGGACTCGACTCGTCGGACAGCACGTAG
- a CDS encoding S8 family peptidase: MFQNSSGVSRRNVLKGVGASVATAAAGSGLAAAKPDDTVEVNVGFKSEKGRKQTLDAATEVVREFDSLDIVTAKMPKKAASGLENNPNVEFVEENGTMHALAQTLPWGIDRVDAEVAHANGETGAGADIAIIDTGIDDDHPDLQGNLGSGEAFVNCGNGGYFGDCSYSGNSNACNYTWSDDNDHGTHCAGIADAVDNSRGVVGVSTEATLHAVKVLDCSGSGSFSDIAAGIEYVANQGWDVASMSLGGSSGSSTLKSAVEYAQSNGVLLVAAAGNSGSCTDCVGYPAAYSEVMAVSSTDSNDDLSDFSSQGPEVEIAAPGTDIYSTVPGGYDTFSGTSMACPHVAGAGGQLMANGYTNGEARDQLKSTAENIDLSDNESGAGLLDVAAALGLDSSDST; the protein is encoded by the coding sequence ATGTTCCAAAATAGCAGTGGTGTGTCGAGGCGAAACGTTCTGAAAGGCGTCGGTGCGTCCGTGGCGACTGCCGCGGCGGGGAGTGGTCTCGCGGCCGCGAAACCCGACGATACGGTCGAAGTCAACGTCGGGTTCAAGTCCGAGAAGGGTCGCAAGCAGACGCTCGACGCCGCGACCGAAGTCGTCCGCGAGTTCGACTCGCTCGACATCGTGACCGCCAAGATGCCCAAGAAGGCGGCGAGCGGTCTCGAAAACAATCCGAACGTCGAGTTCGTCGAGGAGAACGGGACGATGCACGCGCTGGCCCAGACCCTGCCGTGGGGTATCGACCGCGTGGACGCCGAAGTCGCCCACGCGAACGGAGAGACGGGCGCTGGCGCGGACATCGCCATCATCGACACCGGAATCGACGACGACCACCCCGACTTACAGGGCAACTTGGGGTCGGGCGAGGCGTTCGTCAACTGTGGCAACGGCGGGTACTTCGGCGACTGCTCGTACTCGGGCAACAGCAACGCGTGTAACTACACGTGGTCGGACGACAACGACCACGGCACCCACTGCGCTGGCATCGCCGACGCGGTGGACAACAGTCGGGGCGTCGTCGGTGTTTCGACCGAAGCGACCCTCCACGCCGTGAAGGTGCTGGACTGTTCGGGCAGTGGGTCGTTCTCGGACATCGCGGCGGGTATCGAGTACGTCGCCAATCAGGGCTGGGATGTCGCGTCGATGTCCCTCGGCGGCAGTTCCGGGTCGTCCACGCTCAAGAGCGCCGTCGAGTACGCCCAGAGCAACGGCGTCCTGCTGGTCGCCGCGGCCGGTAACTCCGGTTCCTGCACCGACTGTGTGGGCTACCCCGCCGCCTACAGCGAGGTCATGGCCGTGAGTTCGACCGACTCGAACGACGACCTCTCGGACTTCTCGTCGCAAGGTCCCGAGGTCGAAATCGCCGCGCCCGGCACCGACATCTACTCGACGGTGCCCGGCGGGTACGACACCTTCTCGGGTACGTCGATGGCTTGCCCGCACGTCGCGGGCGCGGGCGGTCAACTCATGGCGAACGGTTACACCAACGGCGAGGCCCGCGACCAACTGAAGTCCACGGCCGAGAACATCGACCTCTCGGACAACGAGTCCGGCGCTGGTCTGCTCGACGTGGCGGCGGCGCTCGGACTCGACTCCAGCGACAGCACGTAA
- a CDS encoding S8 family peptidase translates to MAHNDKGVSRRNVLKGVGASVATASVGSGLAAAKPDDTVEVNVGFASERGRKAALDKASETVREFNSIDAVTLRLPKKAATALEKSPNIRYVEQNGTMEALAQTLPWGIDRVDAEVAHANGETGAGADIAIVDTGIDDDHPDLQGNLGAGESFVSCGNGGYFGNCAWSGNSNSCNRSWSDDNDHGTHCAGTANAVNNGEGVVGVSTEATLHAVKVLDCAGSGSFSDIAAGVEYVADQGWDVASLSLGGDSSSQTLKDAVQYANDSGVLVVVAAGNPGPCTDCVKYPAKYEEVVAVSATTESDSLADFSAQGPEVDIAAPGKGVYSTVPSGYANFDGTSMACPHVAGAGGQLMASGKSNSEARNALESTAEDIGLSSNEQGNGLLDVAAALGLDSSDN, encoded by the coding sequence ATGGCACATAATGACAAAGGTGTGTCGAGGCGAAACGTTCTGAAAGGCGTCGGTGCGTCCGTGGCGACCGCAAGCGTCGGAAGCGGTCTCGCGGCGGCGAAACCCGACGACACGGTGGAAGTCAACGTCGGATTCGCGTCCGAACGCGGGCGAAAAGCGGCACTGGACAAGGCCAGCGAGACGGTTCGGGAGTTCAACTCCATCGACGCGGTTACGCTCCGCTTGCCGAAGAAGGCGGCGACGGCACTCGAGAAGAGTCCCAACATCCGCTACGTCGAACAGAACGGGACGATGGAAGCGCTCGCCCAGACCCTACCGTGGGGTATCGACCGCGTGGACGCCGAAGTCGCTCACGCGAACGGCGAGACGGGCGCTGGCGCGGACATCGCTATCGTAGACACGGGAATCGACGACGACCACCCCGACCTACAGGGCAACCTCGGTGCGGGCGAGTCGTTCGTCTCCTGCGGTAACGGCGGGTACTTCGGCAACTGCGCGTGGTCGGGTAACAGCAACTCCTGTAACCGGTCGTGGTCGGACGACAACGACCACGGCACCCACTGCGCCGGGACTGCCAACGCGGTCAACAACGGCGAAGGCGTCGTCGGCGTCTCGACCGAAGCGACCCTCCACGCGGTCAAAGTACTGGACTGTGCCGGGAGCGGGTCGTTCTCGGACATCGCGGCGGGCGTCGAGTACGTCGCCGACCAAGGCTGGGACGTGGCTAGCCTCTCGCTCGGCGGCGACTCGAGTTCTCAGACGCTCAAGGACGCGGTGCAGTACGCCAACGACAGCGGCGTCCTCGTGGTGGTCGCGGCGGGTAATCCCGGTCCATGTACCGACTGTGTGAAGTACCCCGCGAAGTACGAAGAGGTCGTCGCGGTCTCCGCGACGACCGAGAGCGACTCGCTTGCGGACTTCTCCGCGCAGGGTCCCGAGGTGGACATCGCCGCGCCCGGAAAGGGCGTCTACTCGACGGTGCCGAGCGGATACGCCAACTTCGACGGTACGTCGATGGCCTGCCCGCACGTCGCGGGCGCGGGCGGCCAACTCATGGCCAGCGGCAAGTCCAACTCCGAGGCTCGAAACGCGCTCGAAAGCACGGCCGAGGACATCGGTCTGTCGAGCAACGAACAGGGCAACGGTCTGCTCGACGTGGCGGCGGCGCTCGGACTCGACTCAAGCGACAACTGA
- a CDS encoding DUF2797 domain-containing protein — protein MQIVGYETERDDGRPALFVADGREVRREPLAQGGSLGYSLGERRCAGALDGTTHYDCENETAPYCGQHASTWVCARCTGTCLKDEMDCYDDHALYLAAFAPATFKVGVTKEWRLRTRLREQGADRAAHLRTVENGRVAREIESQLAEEYTDRVRVPAKVSGLHRDVDAEDWKSTLAAFDPIETFDFDYGLELDAAPVAETVLTGEILGVQGRVLVLERGGTTYAVDLRDVVGYEISEEATDRELQSSLAAF, from the coding sequence GTGCAAATCGTCGGGTACGAGACGGAACGTGACGACGGACGACCGGCGCTGTTCGTGGCGGACGGCCGAGAGGTACGCCGCGAACCGCTGGCGCAGGGCGGGAGTCTCGGCTACTCGCTCGGCGAGCGCCGGTGTGCGGGCGCGTTAGACGGGACGACCCACTACGACTGTGAGAACGAGACCGCGCCCTACTGCGGCCAGCACGCGAGTACGTGGGTGTGCGCCCGGTGTACCGGCACGTGTCTCAAAGACGAGATGGACTGCTACGACGACCACGCTCTCTACCTCGCGGCGTTCGCGCCCGCGACGTTCAAGGTCGGCGTGACCAAAGAGTGGCGACTCCGCACGCGCCTGCGCGAGCAAGGCGCGGACCGCGCCGCCCACCTCCGGACGGTCGAGAACGGCCGAGTCGCCCGCGAAATCGAGTCGCAACTGGCCGAGGAGTACACCGACCGCGTGCGTGTGCCCGCGAAGGTTTCGGGGTTGCACCGCGATGTGGACGCCGAAGACTGGAAATCAACGCTGGCGGCGTTCGACCCCATCGAGACGTTCGACTTCGACTACGGGTTGGAGTTGGACGCCGCGCCGGTCGCCGAAACCGTGCTGACCGGCGAGATTCTCGGCGTGCAGGGCCGCGTGCTGGTGCTGGAGCGCGGCGGCACGACCTACGCCGTGGACCTGCGGGACGTGGTTGGCTACGAGATTTCCGAAGAGGCGACCGACCGAGAGTTGCAGTCGAGTCTCGCGGCGTTTTGA
- the purM gene encoding phosphoribosylformylglycinamidine cyclo-ligase: MSDDEELTYAEAGVDIEASEAATSALVGAVGDIDESEYAGLLDIGDRYLALATDGVGTKLLVAEALGDYSTVGIDCIAMNANDLVASGVEPVAFVDYLAVDEPSEEFSEQVGDGLATGAEEAGVALVGGETAVMPEVIKGLDLAGACVGLAPKDAVFPGEAEVGDALVGFPSSGIHSNGLTLAREAATREYDYDDTFPLGVADDGDGKPSVGEVLLEPTRIYTYLLDHLREREVHAAAHVTGGGWTNLARMGDHRYEITDPFDAQSVFEFVQREGNVGDEEMHRTFNMGTGFVVALPEDDAESLADETDGRVVGEVREGDSVAIRGLELD; encoded by the coding sequence ATGAGCGACGACGAGGAACTCACCTACGCGGAGGCAGGGGTGGACATCGAGGCGAGCGAGGCCGCTACCTCGGCGCTGGTCGGCGCGGTGGGCGACATAGACGAGAGCGAGTACGCCGGTCTGCTCGACATCGGCGACCGCTACCTCGCGCTGGCGACCGACGGCGTGGGCACGAAACTGCTGGTCGCGGAGGCCCTCGGCGACTACTCCACGGTGGGCATCGACTGCATCGCCATGAACGCCAACGACCTCGTGGCGTCGGGGGTCGAACCCGTCGCGTTCGTGGATTACCTCGCGGTGGACGAACCCAGCGAGGAGTTCTCCGAACAGGTCGGCGACGGACTCGCGACCGGGGCAGAGGAGGCAGGCGTGGCGCTGGTCGGCGGCGAGACGGCGGTCATGCCCGAGGTCATCAAGGGCTTGGACCTCGCGGGCGCGTGCGTGGGACTGGCACCGAAAGACGCCGTGTTCCCCGGCGAAGCGGAGGTCGGAGACGCGCTGGTCGGGTTCCCGTCCAGCGGCATCCACTCGAACGGCCTGACGCTGGCGCGGGAGGCCGCGACCCGCGAATACGACTACGACGACACCTTCCCGCTCGGCGTAGCGGACGACGGCGACGGAAAGCCCTCGGTCGGCGAGGTCCTGCTCGAACCCACGCGCATCTACACGTACCTGTTGGACCACCTCCGAGAGCGCGAGGTCCACGCCGCGGCCCACGTCACCGGCGGCGGGTGGACCAACCTCGCGCGGATGGGCGACCACCGGTACGAGATTACCGACCCGTTCGACGCCCAGTCGGTCTTCGAGTTCGTCCAGCGCGAGGGCAACGTGGGAGACGAGGAGATGCACCGGACGTTCAACATGGGCACCGGATTCGTGGTCGCGCTTCCGGAGGACGACGCCGAGTCGCTCGCGGACGAGACCGACGGCCGAGTCGTCGGCGAGGTCCGAGAGGGCGACTCAGTGGCGATTCGCGGTCTGGAACTCGACTGA
- a CDS encoding mechanosensitive ion channel family protein: protein MVGVADVLDGAIETFWSLPGARYVVVTLILVVAWYGSRFLIRFLGRPVARRFQRPSLTKTVLGGIRAIVMVFAASVAASQLGFKPGDILLSVTVFSAVLGLVLAPIIGSVINGLFLLADQPYEIGDMIELVDRDTRGYVEDITLRYTKIFTLENTFLVIPNSNMRDRDVINYSAEDTRSRLSLELLVTYEGDLDAARAIMERAARETQEVVEGGPDIRIGSARYPSAPVSYIKEYADHGVLLDLRYWVKDPYYVPRVRSKINERIWSELDDADVDIAYPHQHLVFDETSGTARVEVEESQRQPRPEEFDPPG from the coding sequence ATGGTCGGTGTCGCGGACGTACTCGACGGAGCAATCGAGACCTTCTGGAGTCTGCCGGGCGCGAGATACGTCGTGGTCACGCTGATACTCGTCGTCGCGTGGTACGGCAGTCGGTTTCTCATCCGGTTTCTCGGCCGTCCGGTCGCCCGGCGGTTCCAGCGGCCGAGTCTGACCAAGACCGTCCTCGGCGGGATTCGGGCCATCGTGATGGTGTTCGCGGCGTCGGTGGCCGCCAGTCAACTCGGGTTCAAGCCGGGAGACATCCTGCTGTCGGTGACGGTGTTCTCCGCGGTCCTCGGTCTGGTCCTCGCGCCCATCATCGGGAGCGTCATCAACGGCCTGTTCCTGCTGGCCGACCAGCCCTACGAAATCGGCGACATGATAGAACTCGTGGACCGCGACACGCGGGGGTACGTAGAGGACATCACGCTCCGGTACACCAAGATATTCACGCTCGAAAACACCTTCCTCGTGATTCCGAACTCCAACATGCGCGACCGGGACGTTATCAACTACTCCGCCGAGGACACCCGGTCGAGACTCTCGCTGGAACTGCTCGTGACCTACGAGGGGGACCTCGACGCGGCCCGCGCCATCATGGAGCGTGCGGCTCGCGAGACCCAAGAAGTCGTGGAGGGCGGCCCGGACATCCGCATTGGGAGCGCGCGCTATCCCTCCGCGCCCGTCTCCTACATCAAGGAGTACGCCGACCACGGCGTCCTGTTGGACCTGCGCTACTGGGTGAAAGACCCCTACTACGTGCCCCGCGTCCGGTCGAAGATTAACGAGCGCATCTGGAGCGAACTCGACGACGCCGACGTGGACATCGCCTACCCCCACCAGCACCTCGTGTTCGACGAGACCAGCGGCACCGCCCGCGTCGAAGTCGAAGAGAGCCAGCGCCAGCCACGACCCGAGGAGTTCGACCCGCCGGGCTGA
- a CDS encoding universal stress protein, translated as MTRVVVPVRYPLTDHSKRTLAEAIRVAEERDAALTVLHVNLYHMGREVSRAELKRAVEAEFGRVSNARYVVREGFLVEETILEEVAAEGADVVVIGHKQAGRWRRMLRKLTSDPDIEGYLRGKLDAEVLTVGKK; from the coding sequence GTGACTCGCGTCGTCGTCCCGGTACGCTACCCGCTGACCGACCACTCCAAACGGACGCTCGCGGAGGCGATTCGCGTCGCCGAGGAACGCGACGCGGCGCTGACCGTCCTGCACGTCAACCTCTACCACATGGGGCGAGAGGTGTCGCGTGCGGAACTCAAGCGCGCGGTCGAAGCCGAGTTCGGCCGGGTGTCGAACGCCCGGTACGTCGTCCGGGAGGGGTTTCTGGTCGAGGAGACCATCCTCGAAGAAGTCGCGGCCGAGGGTGCCGACGTGGTTGTCATCGGCCACAAACAGGCCGGGCGCTGGCGGCGCATGCTCCGGAAACTCACCTCCGACCCCGACATCGAGGGCTACCTCCGCGGGAAACTCGACGCCGAAGTTCTCACGGTGGGGAAAAAGTAG
- a CDS encoding bifunctional metallophosphatase/5'-nucleotidase, whose protein sequence is MAPRLVHYSDVENVYDTPERVGRLAGLLRELREKADGNAILAGSGDNTSPGVLSLVEDGAQALDFFEAVEPDVETFGNHEFDHGIDSLRRLVADSPQTWVSANVWADAETGARFAGDSGVVPSTVVETDEGSVGFVGVTTERTASINPDATALGFTDPIAAARDALAALDADYSVVLSHLGRGDEELAREVEADAILGGHVPTERRDRIDGTLLTRPGDGGSVVLEVDLAGDVTRHRVADAPVHEGVAAAMRERLAETGLNDVVATVETPIDRGEETLFGGECRLGNLVADAYRWTTGADVGLQNSGGVRTGDDLAGEITAADLVSVTPFEERIVVAEVPGVALRDAFEWAAGPDLGFAESDWWHAQVSGAEIAWDPETHAVESVRVGGDPIESDRTYSVALSDYVLHTDDEFPSLRESHRVATAGVQYEVLVEYARETGVDPEIEGRVAETGVDPRATER, encoded by the coding sequence ATGGCTCCCCGTCTCGTCCACTACTCCGACGTGGAGAACGTCTACGACACCCCCGAGCGCGTCGGTCGCCTCGCCGGACTCCTCCGGGAGTTGCGCGAGAAGGCCGACGGAAACGCTATTCTCGCCGGGTCGGGCGACAACACCTCGCCGGGCGTCCTCTCGCTGGTTGAGGACGGCGCGCAGGCGCTGGACTTCTTCGAGGCGGTCGAACCCGACGTGGAGACGTTCGGCAACCACGAGTTCGACCACGGCATCGACTCGCTCCGGCGACTCGTCGCCGACTCGCCCCAGACGTGGGTCAGCGCCAACGTCTGGGCGGACGCCGAGACCGGCGCGCGATTCGCCGGAGATTCGGGCGTGGTTCCTTCGACCGTCGTGGAGACCGACGAGGGGTCGGTCGGGTTCGTCGGCGTCACGACCGAGCGAACCGCCTCCATCAACCCCGACGCGACCGCGCTCGGCTTCACGGACCCCATCGCCGCCGCGCGGGACGCGCTGGCGGCCCTCGACGCCGACTACTCGGTCGTCCTCTCGCACCTCGGACGCGGCGACGAGGAACTCGCCCGCGAAGTCGAGGCCGACGCCATCCTCGGCGGACACGTCCCGACCGAGCGCCGGGACCGAATCGACGGCACTTTGCTCACCCGACCGGGCGACGGCGGGTCGGTGGTGCTGGAGGTGGACCTCGCTGGCGACGTGACGCGACACCGGGTCGCGGACGCGCCCGTCCACGAGGGCGTGGCCGCGGCCATGCGCGAACGACTCGCCGAGACGGGTCTGAACGACGTGGTGGCGACCGTCGAAACTCCCATCGACCGCGGGGAGGAGACCCTCTTCGGCGGCGAGTGTCGCCTCGGCAACCTCGTGGCCGACGCATACCGGTGGACGACCGGCGCGGACGTGGGACTCCAGAACAGCGGCGGCGTCCGGACCGGCGACGACTTGGCGGGCGAGATTACCGCCGCGGACCTCGTGAGCGTCACGCCCTTCGAAGAGCGTATCGTGGTCGCGGAGGTTCCGGGGGTGGCCCTCCGGGACGCCTTCGAGTGGGCCGCCGGGCCGGACCTCGGGTTCGCGGAGTCCGACTGGTGGCACGCGCAGGTCAGCGGTGCAGAAATCGCGTGGGACCCCGAGACCCACGCCGTCGAGTCGGTCCGGGTCGGCGGCGACCCCATCGAATCGGACCGAACCTACTCGGTCGCGCTTTCAGATTACGTCCTGCACACGGACGACGAGTTTCCCTCCCTCCGGGAGTCCCATCGAGTCGCTACGGCCGGAGTCCAGTACGAGGTGCTGGTCGAGTACGCCCGAGAGACCGGGGTCGACCCCGAAATCGAGGGGCGAGTCGCCGAGACCGGGGTCGACCCCCGAGCGACCGAGAGGTAA
- a CDS encoding DUF5816 domain-containing protein: MDATTTTEGRTVYVSRDEGDRGSKGPFFVVYGDEGRQNRYGYLCGNCERIDNAMDPMGRIECNVCGNVRKPTEWDAAHE, encoded by the coding sequence ATGGACGCGACCACGACGACCGAGGGACGGACGGTGTACGTCTCGCGCGACGAGGGCGACCGCGGTTCGAAGGGTCCCTTCTTCGTCGTCTACGGCGACGAGGGCCGCCAGAACCGCTACGGCTACCTCTGTGGAAACTGCGAGCGCATCGACAACGCGATGGACCCGATGGGCCGCATCGAATGCAACGTCTGCGGGAACGTCCGAAAGCCGACCGAGTGGGACGCGGCCCACGAGTAG
- a CDS encoding DUF7116 family protein codes for MATVSTPPIDHAKTIFADLGYNVSGDGEEFRAERKWRVVRVTAVTDSDDTPDDGDLRCFVTWDDDASELRNRLRRTDPEYEWAIIGVRDGGDYEVFRAPPSVRTAV; via the coding sequence ATGGCCACTGTTAGCACACCGCCCATCGACCACGCCAAGACGATTTTTGCCGACTTGGGATACAACGTCTCCGGCGACGGCGAGGAGTTCCGGGCCGAACGAAAGTGGCGAGTCGTCCGCGTCACCGCCGTAACCGATTCCGACGACACGCCAGACGACGGCGACCTTCGATGTTTCGTCACGTGGGACGACGACGCGTCGGAACTCCGGAATCGACTCCGACGGACCGACCCCGAGTACGAGTGGGCGATAATCGGCGTTCGAGACGGCGGCGACTACGAGGTCTTTCGCGCGCCACCGAGCGTACGGACTGCGGTCTAA